Proteins encoded together in one Paenibacillus sp. J23TS9 window:
- a CDS encoding ATP-dependent DNA helicase — MERYPFTYDPARPFIQQAGEWVADVFYELLPEAGFEVRDEQIYMAFQLEKAFAEKKTIFAEAGVGTGKTLVYLLYAVCYARYTRKPAVIACADESLIEQLVKPEGDIAKLARHLDLVIDARLGKSPDQYLCLRKLDDARMKGDEEMLWDGIAAGLPDFVYSHAPMQSFHAYGDRRDYPQLTDEQWQQINWDSFQDCFTCDRRHRCGQTLSRDHYRRSADLIICSHDYYLEHVWTYDGRKREGQLPLLPEHSSVVFDEGHLLESAAMKALGYKMKHVVFEELITRLLQNEIRETLAVLIDNAIVQSEAMFAAFGRSSRLIPGSDRKEILLSEELLREVHQFRSLLTAIEEELVFESELYTLDDYQLRIVEEHLEMMQKALMLFERSEALICWVTDSPEGLTLSIMPKSVKEVLEEHVFGLKMPIVFSSATLSVDGSFRYVADSLGIGSFLSFSVASPYEYEEQMEAMAPAWNLEDGFDGKMKEAVRLLQKTGGRALILFKTREELRLFKQRAAEEPAFTGMQFYFEGDGEISHLISAFQREEESVLCAVSLWEGLDVPGPSLSNVIIWSLPFPPHDPVFIAKRNAAKDPFEEVDLPHMLLRFRQGIGRLIRSRDDRGIAVILGEEMRTNPTARERVLAVLPEGVELQEQA, encoded by the coding sequence GTGGAACGGTACCCTTTTACGTATGATCCTGCACGGCCTTTTATTCAGCAAGCGGGTGAATGGGTGGCGGATGTATTTTACGAATTGCTGCCTGAGGCGGGCTTTGAGGTCCGTGATGAGCAGATATATATGGCGTTTCAACTGGAAAAGGCTTTTGCCGAGAAAAAAACGATTTTTGCCGAGGCAGGAGTAGGGACGGGGAAGACGCTGGTGTATCTTTTATACGCTGTGTGCTATGCGCGTTACACGCGCAAACCGGCGGTTATTGCCTGCGCTGATGAATCTCTGATTGAACAGCTGGTGAAGCCCGAAGGAGATATTGCGAAGCTGGCCCGGCATCTGGATCTGGTCATTGACGCGCGTCTGGGTAAATCGCCGGATCAGTATCTTTGCCTGAGAAAGCTGGACGATGCGCGCATGAAAGGTGACGAAGAGATGCTGTGGGACGGCATTGCTGCCGGCTTGCCGGATTTTGTGTACTCCCATGCTCCAATGCAGTCCTTTCATGCATACGGTGACCGGAGAGACTATCCGCAGCTTACCGACGAACAGTGGCAGCAGATCAACTGGGATTCCTTCCAGGACTGCTTCACCTGCGACCGGCGTCACCGCTGCGGGCAGACCCTGTCACGGGACCATTACCGGCGTTCCGCTGATTTAATCATATGTTCACATGATTATTATCTGGAGCATGTATGGACGTATGATGGCCGCAAACGCGAAGGCCAGCTGCCTCTTTTGCCTGAGCACTCTTCCGTTGTATTTGACGAGGGGCATCTGCTGGAATCTGCGGCCATGAAGGCCCTCGGATATAAAATGAAGCATGTCGTGTTTGAAGAACTCATTACCCGGCTGCTGCAGAATGAAATCCGTGAGACACTTGCAGTGCTCATTGATAATGCGATCGTGCAGAGTGAAGCGATGTTCGCTGCTTTCGGGCGTTCGAGCCGCTTGATTCCGGGCTCGGACCGGAAAGAAATTCTGCTGAGCGAGGAGCTGCTTCGAGAGGTGCATCAATTCCGGAGTTTACTGACTGCGATTGAGGAAGAGCTGGTGTTTGAAAGCGAGCTGTATACGCTTGATGATTACCAGCTCCGCATCGTGGAAGAACATCTGGAAATGATGCAGAAGGCGCTGATGCTGTTCGAGCGTTCGGAAGCGTTGATCTGCTGGGTTACAGACAGCCCGGAAGGGCTGACGCTCTCCATAATGCCGAAAAGCGTTAAGGAAGTGCTGGAAGAGCATGTATTTGGCCTCAAAATGCCGATTGTGTTCTCATCGGCTACTCTCTCCGTGGATGGATCTTTTCGTTATGTGGCTGACAGCCTCGGGATCGGCAGTTTCCTGTCCTTCTCGGTTGCCTCACCCTATGAATACGAGGAGCAAATGGAGGCTATGGCGCCGGCGTGGAATCTTGAGGATGGATTTGACGGTAAAATGAAGGAAGCAGTGCGGCTGCTGCAAAAAACCGGGGGTAGAGCCCTGATCCTCTTCAAAACCCGTGAAGAGCTGCGCCTGTTTAAGCAAAGGGCTGCGGAAGAGCCTGCATTTACTGGCATGCAGTTTTATTTCGAGGGCGACGGGGAAATCAGTCATCTGATTTCGGCCTTCCAGCGTGAGGAAGAAAGTGTGCTCTGCGCAGTCAGCCTATGGGAGGGCCTGGATGTACCGGGACCATCGCTTTCGAACGTCATCATATGGTCGCTGCCGTTTCCTCCGCATGATCCGGTGTTCATCGCCAAGAGGAACGCAGCGAAAGATCCGTTCGAGGAAGTAGATTTGCCGCATATGCTGCTGCGGTTCAGACAGGGCATCGGTCGGTTGATCCGTTCCCGTGATGACCGTGGGATCGCCGTTATTCTGGGCGAAGAGATGCGCACCAATCCTACGGCTAGAGAGCGGGTATTGGCGGTCCTTCCGGAAGGCGTTGAGCTGCAGGAGCAGGCCTGA
- a CDS encoding AI-2E family transporter, translated as MDNSSVNWASRFKRFFLNNRFVLFLLVLLLIGINIMVLSKISFIFHPVIVLLKTVVLPIILTGIVYYLLNPIVDFLEKHRVGRLQSILMLYVFIIGIIAVLLTLVIPVIREQIMDLVSNFPAYSETARVQFEHLMGSKLVNQFQDSISFDPQEVVKTISQKATSFLNKTWTGIGGFLGNLIEIVLAIVTVPFILFYLLKDGKKLPGFIQGFVPTRLRGETNRVMSEMNHQISSYIRGQIIVSFCIGALLFVGYIIIGLKYSLILAVIAAFTSVVPYLGPVIAITPALIVALVTSPIMLLKMVIVWTVVQLIEGKFISPQVMGKSLKIHPITIIFVILTSGNLFGIVGVLLAVPGYAVLKVVVSHIYQWFKIRSRLYEHEPVKPEG; from the coding sequence ATGGACAATTCTTCCGTCAACTGGGCGAGCCGCTTCAAACGGTTTTTCCTGAACAACCGATTTGTATTATTTCTGCTGGTTCTGCTCCTGATTGGCATCAACATTATGGTGCTCAGCAAAATATCATTTATCTTTCATCCGGTCATCGTGTTGTTGAAAACAGTCGTACTGCCAATCATTCTCACGGGAATTGTGTATTACCTGCTGAATCCGATCGTGGATTTTTTGGAAAAGCACAGGGTGGGGCGGCTTCAGTCTATTTTGATGCTGTATGTATTTATTATCGGTATTATTGCTGTGCTGCTCACGCTTGTCATACCGGTGATCCGGGAACAGATTATGGACCTGGTCAGTAATTTCCCGGCATACAGCGAGACGGCCAGAGTACAGTTTGAACATCTGATGGGCAGTAAGCTGGTTAACCAATTCCAGGATTCCATCAGCTTTGATCCGCAGGAAGTCGTTAAGACCATATCCCAAAAGGCAACCTCGTTTTTGAATAAGACGTGGACGGGAATCGGCGGCTTTCTCGGCAATCTGATCGAAATTGTGCTCGCTATTGTGACCGTTCCATTCATTTTGTTCTACCTGTTGAAAGACGGTAAAAAGCTGCCTGGATTCATTCAGGGCTTCGTACCAACGAGGCTGCGCGGTGAAACCAACCGTGTGATGAGCGAAATGAACCATCAGATCAGTTCTTACATCCGTGGGCAAATCATCGTGAGCTTCTGTATCGGTGCGCTGCTTTTCGTTGGCTATATTATCATCGGTCTGAAATATTCGCTCATATTGGCCGTCATTGCTGCCTTTACAAGCGTAGTGCCTTACCTTGGGCCTGTGATTGCAATCACGCCGGCTCTGATCGTGGCGCTGGTGACATCGCCGATCATGCTGCTGAAAATGGTCATTGTGTGGACGGTCGTACAGTTGATCGAAGGGAAGTTCATTTCACCTCAAGTCATGGGCAAAAGCCTCAAAATTCATCCGATTACGATTATTTTCGTAATTCTGACGAGCGGGAACCTGTTTGGCATCGTCGGCGTTTTACTGGCGGTTCCGGGATATGCGGTGCTCAAAGTCGTGGTTTCCCATATTTATCAATGGTTCAAAATACGCTCACGCTTATATGAGCATGAGCCGGTGAAGCCGGAAGGTTAA
- a CDS encoding hemolysin family protein — protein MESDRYILNLVLVVFLIGLSAFFVAVEFAVIRVRASRVDQMIAEGRKGAGAVKKVLGNLDGYLSACQLGITITSLILGFLGEPTVEKILHPVFEKWHFSEGLSSILSLVIAFVVITYLHVVIGELAPKTVAIRKAETIAVLFAPPIIWFNRIMYPFIWLLNGSANQLVRLFGIKPASEHEEAHSEEELQIILSESHESGKINDNEFGYVSRIFAFDNMLAKEIMVPRTDMICLDKNKPRQENVDIIKEQQYTRFPLIDGSKDNVIGIINTKQFFLAYEDDPHVDVVKLIHPVMAVSEVTPVNVLLQRMQSESTHMAVLIDEYGGTSGIVTIEDIIEEIVGEIRDEFDGDEEEEIEELEKNHLIVDGMVSVSEINDYFNLDLDTKEWDTIGGWLYSQSNEMEEKESYTQDGVTFILLERDHNRFCKLEIIKKRRSEE, from the coding sequence ATGGAAAGTGACAGGTATATTTTAAATTTGGTTTTGGTTGTATTTTTGATCGGGTTATCGGCCTTTTTTGTAGCCGTGGAGTTTGCGGTTATCCGCGTCCGTGCGAGCCGGGTGGATCAGATGATTGCAGAGGGGCGTAAGGGTGCTGGAGCGGTGAAGAAGGTGCTGGGGAATTTGGACGGATATCTGTCCGCTTGCCAGTTAGGGATCACCATTACATCACTTATTTTGGGTTTCCTCGGGGAACCGACAGTGGAGAAAATTCTTCATCCTGTGTTTGAAAAATGGCATTTTTCCGAAGGTCTGAGCTCGATCTTGTCTTTGGTGATTGCCTTTGTTGTCATTACCTATTTGCATGTCGTTATAGGGGAGCTTGCCCCAAAGACCGTTGCCATCCGCAAAGCGGAAACGATCGCGGTCTTGTTTGCACCTCCGATTATCTGGTTCAATCGAATTATGTACCCGTTCATCTGGCTGCTCAATGGCTCAGCGAATCAGCTGGTCCGTTTGTTTGGCATCAAGCCGGCCTCGGAGCATGAGGAAGCCCATTCGGAGGAAGAGCTGCAGATTATTTTAAGCGAAAGTCATGAAAGTGGAAAAATTAACGACAATGAATTCGGATATGTAAGCCGGATCTTTGCGTTTGATAATATGCTGGCCAAGGAGATCATGGTTCCGCGCACCGATATGATCTGTCTCGATAAAAACAAGCCGCGGCAAGAAAATGTCGACATTATTAAAGAACAGCAGTATACCCGCTTTCCTCTCATCGACGGCAGTAAGGACAATGTGATCGGCATCATTAATACGAAGCAGTTTTTCCTGGCTTACGAGGATGATCCGCATGTCGATGTGGTAAAGCTAATCCATCCGGTGATGGCCGTCTCGGAAGTGACTCCGGTTAATGTGCTCCTGCAGCGGATGCAGAGTGAAAGCACCCATATGGCTGTTTTGATCGATGAATATGGCGGTACTTCAGGTATCGTGACAATTGAGGATATCATCGAGGAGATCGTTGGAGAGATTCGCGATGAATTCGATGGTGATGAAGAGGAAGAAATTGAGGAACTGGAAAAGAATCATCTTATCGTTGATGGCATGGTGTCTGTTTCGGAAATTAATGATTATTTCAATCTCGACTTGGACACAAAAGAATGGGATACCATTGGCGGCTGGCTATACAGTCAGAGCAATGAGATGGAGGAGAAGGAGTCCTATACGCAGGACGGCGTGACGTTCATCCTTCTGGAAAGGGATCATAACCGTTTCTGCAAGCTGGAAATTATCAAGAAAAGACGAAGCGAGGAATAA
- a CDS encoding GGDEF domain-containing protein yields MVLSLDMKTAFISVVLGHLFTVILISAYRYGHKKDRLINTFYASKWLEVIGWGLVIFRGSIPDYISLGLVNSILFVGIAVETVALSMVQHAYNRQVKRRYIAFTLFSIIGFNLLVFLGSTEDARIAFASFCTGMLLVYPVYRMITGSYTSKLKRLMGYLYVIVVIGLLGRALLTLFTDQPMGFFTPSVYQALSFLSLYLIMILENTGFILLYKEQADERLIRMATYDDLTATLNRRTFIEQAEGVLIQLSRSRSAVSFILFDIDYYKTINDTYGHIAGDRVLAGMSALIQEKLKDVGLVGRFGGDEFAILLPGMNEEESDAAAEELRQSVEDMQLPSIPVHVTISMGIVTLNRCFEPSVNKLYKWSDNALYEAKHRGRNCAVRIRFTEEQQGVIEYV; encoded by the coding sequence ATGGTTTTATCATTGGATATGAAAACTGCATTTATTTCTGTCGTGCTCGGGCATCTTTTCACCGTCATATTAATCAGCGCCTACCGATATGGACATAAAAAGGACAGACTGATCAACACATTTTATGCATCCAAATGGCTAGAGGTCATCGGATGGGGATTGGTTATCTTTCGGGGAAGCATTCCTGATTATATTTCCTTGGGTCTTGTGAACTCCATTCTGTTTGTTGGAATCGCTGTGGAAACCGTTGCTCTTTCCATGGTTCAGCATGCTTATAACCGCCAAGTGAAAAGGAGATATATCGCTTTCACTTTATTCAGTATCATCGGTTTTAATCTCCTGGTGTTCCTAGGCAGCACCGAAGATGCGCGGATCGCCTTCGCCTCCTTTTGCACGGGAATGCTTTTGGTATATCCGGTGTACCGGATGATCACGGGGAGCTATACATCCAAGCTTAAGAGACTGATGGGCTATTTGTACGTCATTGTCGTTATCGGTTTGTTAGGCCGGGCCTTGCTTACGCTGTTTACGGATCAGCCCATGGGCTTTTTCACGCCCAGCGTGTACCAGGCACTGTCCTTTTTGTCCTTGTACCTCATTATGATTTTGGAGAATACAGGGTTTATCCTGCTGTATAAGGAGCAGGCAGATGAGCGTTTGATCCGGATGGCTACCTATGATGATCTGACAGCAACGCTTAACCGCAGAACCTTTATCGAGCAGGCAGAAGGCGTACTGATCCAGCTATCGAGAAGCAGGTCAGCCGTATCCTTCATTTTGTTTGACATCGATTATTATAAGACGATTAACGATACATACGGGCATATTGCCGGCGACCGCGTCCTTGCGGGTATGTCCGCGCTGATTCAGGAAAAGCTGAAAGACGTAGGCCTTGTCGGCAGATTCGGGGGCGATGAATTTGCCATCTTGCTGCCGGGCATGAATGAGGAAGAATCCGATGCAGCAGCAGAGGAGCTCCGGCAATCGGTGGAGGATATGCAGCTGCCATCCATTCCGGTACATGTCACGATTAGCATGGGGATCGTAACCCTGAATAGATGTTTCGAACCGAGTGTAAACAAGCTGTACAAGTGGAGCGATAACGCTTTATATGAGGCCAAACACCGGGGGCGAAACTGTGCTGTACGTATCCGGTTTACGGAAGAGCAGCAGGGGGTTATTGAATATGTATAG
- a CDS encoding DHA2 family efflux MFS transporter permease subunit has protein sequence MSKPLAGHTAAEEAPFSLKAILPPLLAIIVGMIMVILDGTVVNVAVPKLVDIFGSDLKTIQWAITGYTLALAAVIPLAGWMTDRFGAKQVFVTTVIMFVLGSALCSIAQSSTQLIIYRVIQGIGGGMVAPIGMAMVFKLAPPERRGAIMGMLGVPMLLAPALGPVLSGWLVEYASWRWIFLINVPIGVVAVILGIAYLPKADHHAPKQLDLLGIILAPIAFSMLAYGVNEGGSVSWTSRGAELGLIVGGVALILFVFVELIHKNPLLELRVFRSSDFTRGIILTWIMQAALFGCMLFVPLYLQNIRLFTPLETGLILLPQALCSGIGMPIGGKFFDKYGARPVSFIGLVIIAVALFLLGRIDATTSLYYIMPILGAMGFGMGLSMMPLNTHVLNAAPRQWVSRVTPLTAALQQVVVSFAVAGMTGFLTSRVTHHMTEAGQSANPLTASIQSFDDVFILAAWLAVVAVALCLILRKPKEMEVGAGEEGRPDPSLMIGH, from the coding sequence ATGTCTAAACCATTGGCGGGTCATACCGCCGCAGAGGAAGCGCCGTTCTCGCTTAAGGCCATTCTTCCGCCGCTTCTGGCGATTATTGTTGGGATGATTATGGTCATTTTGGATGGGACGGTTGTGAATGTCGCCGTTCCGAAGCTTGTGGACATTTTTGGAAGTGATTTGAAAACGATACAATGGGCCATCACCGGCTATACGCTTGCACTGGCGGCAGTTATACCGCTTGCCGGCTGGATGACCGACCGTTTTGGAGCAAAACAGGTATTCGTTACGACTGTCATTATGTTCGTCCTTGGTTCGGCTCTGTGCTCTATTGCCCAAAGCTCAACCCAGCTCATTATCTACCGCGTCATTCAAGGAATTGGGGGAGGTATGGTGGCTCCGATCGGAATGGCGATGGTGTTTAAACTCGCTCCGCCGGAGCGCAGGGGCGCCATCATGGGTATGCTGGGGGTTCCGATGCTGCTTGCTCCGGCCCTGGGACCGGTGCTTTCCGGATGGCTGGTGGAATACGCTTCCTGGCGCTGGATCTTTCTGATCAACGTGCCGATCGGCGTGGTCGCTGTCATCCTGGGTATTGCTTATCTGCCTAAGGCGGACCACCATGCACCCAAGCAATTGGATCTGCTCGGGATCATTTTGGCACCCATCGCTTTCTCGATGCTGGCTTATGGCGTTAATGAAGGCGGCAGTGTTTCCTGGACCTCCAGAGGAGCAGAGCTTGGCCTGATCGTGGGCGGAGTCGCCTTAATTCTGTTTGTATTCGTGGAGCTCATTCATAAGAATCCGCTGCTTGAACTGCGCGTATTCCGCTCATCGGACTTCACGCGCGGGATTATTCTGACGTGGATCATGCAGGCTGCACTGTTCGGCTGTATGCTGTTTGTTCCTCTGTATCTTCAGAATATCCGCCTGTTCACGCCGCTGGAAACCGGGTTGATCCTGCTTCCGCAGGCGCTGTGCTCCGGAATTGGAATGCCGATCGGCGGCAAGTTCTTCGACAAGTACGGCGCGCGACCGGTTTCTTTCATTGGTCTGGTTATCATCGCGGTGGCGCTGTTCCTGCTCGGCCGGATTGATGCGACCACGTCGCTTTATTACATTATGCCGATTCTCGGCGCTATGGGCTTCGGCATGGGCTTATCGATGATGCCGCTGAACACGCATGTGCTGAATGCGGCCCCGCGCCAGTGGGTTAGCCGCGTGACGCCACTGACGGCTGCACTGCAGCAGGTGGTCGTATCCTTCGCCGTAGCGGGCATGACCGGATTCCTGACCAGCCGCGTGACGCATCATATGACCGAAGCGGGCCAAAGCGCCAATCCGCTGACAGCTTCAATCCAGAGCTTCGACGACGTGTTTATTTTGGCTGCCTGGCTGGCCGTGGTAGCCGTTGCCCTCTGTCTGATCCTCCGCAAGCCGAAGGAGATGGAAGTAGGAGCCGGGGAAGAAGGAAGACCGGATCCATCGCTTATGATTGGCCATTAA
- a CDS encoding TetR/AcrR family transcriptional regulator, which yields MKDDSSVHTTGTDTKMDILNATVELIQEEGVACATLRRIAEKAETNLALVNYHFGSKDKLITKAIGKLVGTFDDAFAVLEDDSLEPLERLKQFFYRYLSHLQQYPGLAKEMMDQSRLILCSQHEYARYNKVMKTEKLLSTLREITQESDETVLGGMMVQLYGAVFYPVIMNSYMNLAGEEPAPEIHLPTLELQIEMLFNLYFHKYSQSS from the coding sequence ATGAAGGATGACAGCTCGGTACATACAACAGGAACCGATACGAAAATGGACATATTAAACGCTACCGTCGAGCTGATTCAGGAGGAAGGGGTCGCCTGTGCGACGCTGCGCAGAATTGCAGAGAAGGCGGAGACGAACCTGGCGCTCGTGAACTATCATTTTGGCTCTAAAGATAAGCTGATCACTAAGGCTATCGGCAAGCTGGTCGGTACCTTTGATGATGCCTTTGCGGTGCTGGAGGATGATTCGTTGGAGCCGCTTGAGCGGCTGAAGCAGTTTTTTTACCGTTATCTCAGTCATCTGCAGCAGTATCCCGGTCTTGCCAAGGAAATGATGGATCAAAGCCGTCTGATCCTCTGCTCCCAACATGAATATGCACGCTATAACAAGGTCATGAAGACCGAGAAGCTGCTCAGCACTTTAAGGGAAATCACGCAGGAATCTGACGAAACGGTGTTAGGCGGTATGATGGTACAGCTCTATGGAGCGGTTTTTTACCCGGTTATTATGAATTCCTATATGAATCTGGCCGGAGAAGAGCCTGCACCGGAAATCCATCTGCCAACGCTTGAGCTGCAGATCGAAATGCTGTTTAATCTTTATTTTCACAAATACAGCCAGAGCTCTTAG
- the metG gene encoding methionine--tRNA ligase, whose protein sequence is MAHIFIGGAWPYANGSLHLGRLASLLPGDVLARYYRSKGEDVLYVSGSDCHGTPVAVQAAQEGIAPGDFAGRYHQEFSECFKQLGFSYDLYTRTDQPQHHETVQDLFVKLLEQGYLYPKTVLQTYCEVDQRFLPDRYVEGICPVCGEHARGDQCDYCSTLLDPSDLKERTCKLCGNTPVERPTEHYYLALSKFQEKLSHYADQAGGWRDNAVQMTRRYLQEGLQDRAATRDLTWGVDVPLPDYEEKKIYVWIEAVSGYLSASKQWAAQTGRKWEPFWLEDEGDITAYYVHGKDNIPFHTLIWPAILLGVQGLHLPDHIVSCEYLTLEGRKFSTSRNWAVWVPDLLARYHPDSIRYFLIANGPENRDADFSWREFIYSHNGELLGAFGNFVQRTLAFINKSFDGKVPEGELPDEWKETISALYQSSGRRIEAGRFKEAIEGIFSFVRQANKYFDDMKPWLQIKENREVCGAILYNCVQIIANLSNLLEPFIPFSCQKIRGFLSMTEPSWELVTIPAGREIRDLELLFERIDVARISEETERLRKE, encoded by the coding sequence ATGGCACATATTTTTATCGGCGGGGCATGGCCCTATGCCAATGGTTCGCTTCATTTAGGCAGACTCGCGAGCTTGTTGCCCGGTGATGTACTGGCGCGCTATTACCGTTCTAAGGGTGAGGATGTGCTGTATGTTTCCGGCAGTGATTGCCATGGGACGCCTGTTGCCGTTCAGGCGGCGCAGGAAGGGATAGCGCCGGGAGATTTTGCCGGGCGGTATCACCAGGAGTTTAGCGAATGCTTCAAACAGCTTGGATTCAGCTATGACCTGTATACGCGCACGGATCAGCCGCAGCATCATGAGACGGTTCAGGATTTGTTTGTAAAGCTGCTGGAGCAAGGATATTTGTATCCAAAGACGGTTCTGCAAACCTACTGCGAAGTAGACCAGCGCTTTTTGCCAGACCGATATGTGGAAGGTATTTGTCCGGTCTGCGGCGAGCATGCCCGGGGAGATCAATGCGATTACTGCTCTACGCTGCTGGACCCATCAGACCTGAAGGAACGGACCTGCAAGCTCTGCGGGAATACACCAGTAGAACGGCCTACAGAGCATTATTATCTGGCATTGTCTAAGTTTCAAGAGAAATTGTCCCACTATGCGGATCAGGCTGGGGGGTGGCGGGATAATGCCGTTCAAATGACAAGGCGTTATCTGCAGGAAGGTCTTCAGGACCGGGCGGCTACGCGGGATTTGACATGGGGAGTCGATGTGCCACTGCCGGACTACGAGGAGAAGAAAATATACGTCTGGATTGAGGCCGTCAGCGGCTATCTTTCTGCGAGCAAGCAGTGGGCAGCGCAAACGGGGAGGAAGTGGGAGCCTTTCTGGCTGGAGGATGAGGGGGATATCACCGCGTATTATGTACACGGCAAGGATAATATACCGTTTCACACGCTAATTTGGCCAGCGATCCTGCTCGGGGTCCAGGGTTTGCACCTGCCGGACCATATTGTTTCCTGCGAATATCTGACCCTTGAAGGCAGGAAGTTCTCGACCAGCCGTAACTGGGCCGTATGGGTTCCCGACCTGCTTGCCAGGTATCATCCGGATTCTATCCGCTATTTTCTGATTGCAAACGGACCGGAGAACCGGGACGCCGATTTTTCCTGGAGAGAGTTTATCTACAGCCATAACGGCGAGCTGCTGGGTGCCTTCGGCAATTTTGTGCAGCGGACGCTTGCTTTTATCAACAAATCGTTTGATGGTAAGGTACCGGAAGGGGAGCTCCCGGATGAATGGAAAGAAACGATATCTGCGCTGTACCAAAGTTCGGGAAGACGGATCGAAGCGGGCCGTTTTAAAGAGGCGATTGAGGGGATATTTTCTTTTGTACGCCAGGCCAACAAGTATTTTGACGACATGAAGCCATGGCTCCAGATCAAGGAAAACCGAGAGGTATGCGGAGCCATCCTCTACAACTGCGTGCAGATCATTGCGAATCTAAGCAACCTGTTGGAACCGTTTATTCCTTTCTCCTGCCAAAAGATCCGGGGCTTCTTATCCATGACCGAGCCATCTTGGGAGCTTGTAACCATTCCGGCAGGACGTGAGATCCGCGATCTGGAGCTGTTGTTCGAACGAATTGATGTGGCCCGGATCTCAGAGGAGACTGAGCGGCTGCGTAAGGAGTAG
- a CDS encoding RNA polymerase sigma factor, protein MDLQSCVRKAQQGDRQAFVAAMRHVEGDLYGMARSILRSNEECADAMQEAMLHAYKSLPSLREPAYFKTWLDASCLGP, encoded by the coding sequence TTGGACCTGCAATCTTGCGTAAGAAAAGCCCAGCAAGGGGATCGCCAAGCCTTCGTCGCTGCCATGAGACATGTTGAAGGAGATTTATACGGCATGGCGCGTTCCATCCTCCGCAGCAATGAGGAATGTGCAGATGCCATGCAGGAGGCGATGCTCCATGCATATAAGTCTCTGCCGTCGCTCCGGGAACCGGCTTATTTCAAAACCTGGCTGGACGCGTCTTGCCTTGGCCCTTGA
- a CDS encoding DUF6609 family protein produces the protein MEQQIHMQNRKIEFLNKRVCGAWLIWVALVIFAGLMAGGQQLILMPVFSFGYVIGIFGILGNKMVNRKLSYGRPSVLQKRMLIFSIILMFVLMVLIGGPHFGNGNYRLIWLGAFLAIGIHFIPMSWVHGPSMIVMAALLTADALYGILDESVSFHMIAYIDIGIKLVFGIYLLFSGKPAYAEHHPGAQAAPYK, from the coding sequence ATGGAGCAGCAGATACATATGCAAAACAGGAAAATCGAGTTTCTAAACAAAAGGGTTTGCGGGGCGTGGTTGATATGGGTAGCGCTGGTCATTTTTGCGGGTCTAATGGCAGGCGGACAACAGTTGATCTTAATGCCCGTCTTTTCTTTTGGATATGTCATCGGGATATTTGGCATTCTGGGCAATAAAATGGTGAACCGCAAACTGTCTTACGGCAGACCCAGCGTCCTGCAAAAAAGGATGCTGATCTTCTCCATTATTTTGATGTTCGTATTGATGGTGCTGATTGGTGGACCCCATTTCGGCAACGGTAACTACCGCCTGATCTGGCTTGGAGCTTTTCTTGCGATAGGCATTCATTTTATCCCCATGTCCTGGGTTCATGGCCCTTCGATGATTGTGATGGCTGCTCTACTCACTGCGGACGCATTATACGGAATACTTGATGAAAGTGTTAGCTTCCATATGATTGCTTATATTGATATCGGCATTAAGCTGGTCTTCGGTATCTATCTGTTATTCTCAGGTAAGCCGGCCTATGCAGAACATCATCCTGGAGCGCAGGCCGCCCCATACAAATAG